From Pseudomonas sp. FP2335, the proteins below share one genomic window:
- a CDS encoding LysR family transcriptional regulator, whose translation MMNLMHWRLLVAVADHGSITAAAERVGMTQSAASQAMAGMESTLGAQLFTRAPRQTLPTALGLSVIEQARVMLGALQAIRSTVDEARPMLRGSLRIASFPMVLATFLTPLLQRFAQLYPGIDVTTLEVTDNEVNTLLDAGLIDLGVVLNPKPERNATVLGRDNWLAVLPQAHALAQRPADATLTLEELLQQPFVLATGGCTANARSLAAEAGLTLADIRVQVREWSSAFSLVRDGIGVTLVPEVTLPVQRQGLRVMPLAVPLHREFSLVASQTCPPSVAARALLKTLAD comes from the coding sequence ATGATGAACCTGATGCACTGGCGCCTGCTGGTGGCCGTTGCCGACCACGGCAGCATCACCGCCGCCGCCGAGCGCGTGGGCATGACCCAGTCCGCCGCCAGCCAGGCCATGGCAGGCATGGAGTCGACCCTGGGGGCGCAACTGTTTACCCGCGCGCCGCGCCAGACCTTGCCCACCGCCCTGGGCCTGAGTGTGATCGAGCAGGCGCGGGTGATGCTCGGCGCCTTGCAGGCGATTCGCAGCACCGTCGACGAAGCCAGGCCGATGTTGCGTGGAAGTCTTCGCATCGCCAGTTTCCCCATGGTGCTGGCGACGTTTCTGACGCCGCTGTTGCAGCGTTTCGCTCAACTGTACCCAGGCATCGACGTCACCACCCTGGAAGTCACCGACAACGAAGTGAACACCTTGCTCGACGCCGGCCTGATCGATCTGGGCGTGGTGCTCAACCCCAAGCCGGAGCGCAATGCCACGGTGTTGGGGCGCGACAACTGGCTGGCGGTGTTGCCGCAGGCGCATGCGCTGGCCCAGCGTCCGGCGGATGCCACGCTGACGCTGGAGGAGTTGTTGCAACAGCCGTTTGTACTGGCCACTGGCGGCTGCACTGCCAATGCCCGCAGCCTGGCCGCCGAGGCGGGGCTGACTTTGGCTGATATTCGCGTGCAAGTGCGCGAATGGAGCAGCGCCTTCAGCCTGGTGCGTGATGGCATCGGCGTGACCCTGGTGCCCGAAGTGACACTGCCTGTCCAGCGCCAGGGCCTGCGGGTGATGCCACTGGCCGTGCCCCTGCACCGTGAGTTCTCTTTGGTGGCCTCGCAAACCTGCCCGCCCTCCGTA
- the gstA gene encoding glutathione transferase GstA, with product MKLYYFPHACSLAPHIVLRELALPFELVKVDNQAKTTANGEDFLQINPKGYVAALQLDNGQVLTEASAILQYLADLKPAAGLAPANGSWERVRLQEWLNFIATEIHGGLAVFFNGAIQGEVRAMFQATLFKRFVILVQTLERQDYLLGSQYSVADAYLFVVLRWAAFHAIDLREWPALQAFEQRVGQRPAVIAALAAEAQ from the coding sequence ATGAAACTGTATTACTTCCCTCACGCCTGTTCCCTCGCCCCACACATCGTGCTGCGGGAGTTGGCGCTGCCATTTGAGTTGGTGAAGGTGGATAACCAGGCAAAAACCACGGCCAACGGTGAGGACTTCCTACAGATCAACCCCAAGGGCTACGTGGCGGCACTGCAACTGGACAACGGCCAGGTGTTGACCGAAGCCAGCGCGATCCTGCAATACCTGGCAGACCTGAAACCCGCCGCCGGACTGGCCCCGGCCAATGGCAGCTGGGAGCGGGTGCGCTTGCAGGAATGGCTGAATTTTATTGCCACCGAGATCCATGGCGGGCTGGCGGTGTTCTTCAACGGCGCGATCCAAGGCGAAGTGCGGGCGATGTTCCAGGCCACACTGTTCAAGCGCTTTGTGATTCTGGTGCAGACGTTGGAGCGCCAGGACTATCTGCTGGGTTCGCAGTATTCGGTGGCGGATGCTTATCTGTTCGTGGTGCTGCGCTGGGCGGCGTTCCACGCTATTGATCTGCGCGAATGGCCGGCGCTGCAGGCGTTTGAACAAAGGGTCGGGCAGCGGCCGGCAGTGATTGCGGCACTGGCGGCAGAAGCTCAATGA
- a CDS encoding GNAT family N-acetyltransferase: MPELTIDLLAEPLWPLLNKFYRSHNCSMKALKGGRLWVARDGEIVAGLCLTPVVGGQWLTGVFVDPAYRGRGLAATLILQAVAACEGTVWLLCHPDLEGLYQRMGFTQDTLLPQSLSERLVRYKRNKPMIAMGLEPLVRLTSDNV; encoded by the coding sequence ATGCCCGAGTTGACCATCGATCTACTGGCAGAACCCCTGTGGCCGCTGCTGAACAAGTTCTATCGCAGCCACAATTGCTCGATGAAAGCGCTCAAGGGCGGGCGTTTGTGGGTCGCACGCGACGGCGAGATTGTCGCGGGCCTGTGCCTGACGCCGGTGGTGGGCGGGCAGTGGTTGACCGGGGTGTTTGTAGACCCGGCCTATCGCGGCCGGGGGTTGGCGGCAACCCTGATTCTGCAGGCGGTGGCCGCGTGCGAAGGCACCGTATGGCTGCTGTGCCATCCGGACCTGGAAGGGTTGTATCAACGCATGGGGTTCACTCAGGACACACTGCTACCGCAATCCCTCAGCGAACGTCTGGTGCGCTACAAACGCAACAAGCCGATGATCGCCATGGGCTTAGAACCGTTAGTGAGGTTGACCTCGGATAATGTGTGA